The stretch of DNA CCAGAAAGATGACAAGGTAGGGTTTTGTTTCATAATGGAACAACAAAAACTTTATTGGATTTTCTGATATTTAACAAGAACAACAATTTTACTGCTTATGTTGATGTTGtggttgaattttttccttcgtttgaattttaatgTCCATTGTTTATTAAAGATACATTTGAACCACAGCATGCACAGTTTTACAATATTAGTTACCAACAATTACGAAGTATTGCCATAAAATAAACTAGTCATAATCTTGTTTTGTCTTGTCTATAAGAAAAGACAACCTAAGATTATGGAAATAGTGCAGTGCCTGCAGATCCTAGCAGAATATataaaaagcatttttgcatggtttattTAAGAAAATACGTTGTATTTTGGAAATGGGTGGAAGACTAAGGTAACCAGGACACTTAATGTATTTGTGGGGCACTCCCCAGGGATTGGTTACCCCAGCTCGTGTTTCATCCCTGACAAACACAAGAGGTGCCATTCCAGACAGGCCCCGTCCCTCGTGGAACCACTCTAGCGTGCATAATCAGTTTATGCACTCAACACAGAAATATTTAGCGCACATTTTAAAGCTCATAAAAGGCTCTTAGCCTTTCCCTAACTAAAGGAATTCCAACACATGAGCGGATTGCTGTCCAAAACATTTGTGTGCGTTCTACTAGCCGTTTAGGCTAAATATGCAGCTAAAAACGCCTTCTAACTAACACAAGCTCAGCTTCACGACCATTTGGATCGAAAATACTGACACCCGATTGGCTGACATACCTTTTACAAAGAGCCAATAGGAACAATGCAAACTCGATCCTAAACCGCAAGAATTAGGATATAAAATGGTCGGCAAACCGTCTTCTCAACGGGAACGGAATTGAGAAAACATCTCTACCTTTCCCTCAAACAATTTGCAACACTGTCTGTCTTCAAACAACAGCTGAAGAGACTCGCGAAGAGTCGAAACCGCCGGTCCTGTTGTAGCCACTGCAACTGTTGCAGCAACAATGTGCGATGACTCAAACACACAATACCTCTATCCCAGTAATGGTGAAGAGGAACTTGATACAGAAAACTTCGCACCACCGAAAACGCCAGACTACCGTCCAAACGAGGATGACGAAGAAATGCTAAACACAGATGACGAAAATGATACGGAGAGCAGCCCTCCGCCATCACAACCAAGACCAACCCTGAATTTACAGAGCCCGCCAAAGGGGCACAGGGAAAACCGCCTACCAACGAGCTACAAGCCTAACAGCCCGCCAAAACCCAACTTGCCGAAGCGAGgccagaaaagaaaatatacGGATCACAAAAGCGTGGAGAACAAAATAGCAAAGACTGAAAACTCTATAAAACTATTAGAGGAACACCTAACAAATCGGACTTGTCCGAAATCTTTGCGATACACGGCGAAACCAAATATTACGCCGGACGACATATTTGAAAAAGAACTAAAGGACATTAAGCTAGATGCTGAACAAAGCCTAGTAGATGCCTTACTCGCTTCCACAAACGTAAGCTCGAAggccagaaaaagaaactaaggGCATTTTCACAACCTAATGCTCGCAGAAACAAATATGTGACAAGGCAACCTTTCAACGATTCGCAATCGGCGAACCACATTGAAAACCACAACAATGTAAACTTATCCGATTTGCAGAAACAGATTTCAGATTTGAAAAACATCGTTTTTTCACATGTACTTATGAACTCTGCAAATAAACAGGATAAACAGTATAACAGTGTGTTCTCTGACTCTACGAAAGCTGGCCACAAAACCAGCAAGGGTGTTTCTAAAAACAAACGGCGCAAAAACCGAAGAAACACATCTGGAAAAAGGCGGGCAGCCAAAGAAAgggaattaaatgaaaaattccTTAGAAACCTTTCAACCCATCAGCTATCTGACGACCAGGTCAACGTGCTATCAAGGGGCCTCAAATTTATCCCAACGCCCGTGACTAACAAAACCACAATCAGGCGACAACTCTTGCGGGATTTTGAACAATTCGCGAGAAGAATGCGCCTCCAATACATATTTCACGGACAAGACAAAGAACCACATCCTTTTCATGTCAAATCAAATTGGATGCCTCCGGTTCAACAATCCATTGCCCTTGAAAGCTATTTAGAAAGTGTCAAAGCACAACTTGCTGATATCAGAATCAATAAGCCCAAAataatttgtcacgcaatggtAGCTttaaaagagctgaaaaataACTCTGccataaatctcaaaaaagcGGACAAAGGAACTACAACGGTCATCATGAACAAATCAAGCAAAATACAGGAGGCTGAAGTGCAACTCGAGAACAGAGAGGACTATAAACCTCTTGAAGCACCGATGGTGAACACCACACAAACAAAGGTCAACCAGATCATTGACAAACTGCATCGGGGCAAACACATCgatgacatgactaaaaaatggcTTGCTCAAACCTCCAGCCCGCCTAGAATTCATGTTTTCTACACGCTCACAAAAATCCACAAACCTGATCCGGTCGGAAGACCGATCATCTCAGGTTGTGACGGCCCAACTGAAAAAATATCCTCTTTTGTGGACACCTTGCTACAGCCTAtcgcacaaaaacaacaatcctACATAAAGGATACAACTGATTTCATCAGCTTTATAGAAAACACAAAGACAGGCAAAGACACGATTTTAGTAGCAATGGACGTTTCTAGCTCATACACAAATATACCACAAGAGGAGGGAATAGAAATAGTATGCAACGCATATGAGACGTTCCACAACAATGATCCTCCGATCCCCACACACTATTTAAGGGAAATGCTTGGTGTAATCCTAACAGAGAACTCATTTGagttcaataaaaaaaattatctccaaACACATGGTGTCGCAATGGGCACAAAAACAGCAGTGTCTTTTGCAAATATATTCATGGCGGAGATAGAGACAAATTTcatgcaacaaaacaataccaaGCCAAGAGAATGGAAACGTTACATTGATGACGTTTTCTCTCTTTGGGACTGTAATAGGAATGAAGTGGAACGTTTCATTGAACTGGCTAACACATTCCACCcaacaataaaattcacggCCGAAATATCAGAGAACGAAATCATTTTCCTGGATACAGTGGTATTCAAAGGAGAGAAATTCATAAAAGaatccatcctagacatcaaaaCTCACTACAAGCCGACGGAAACCTTTCAATATACCCATTTTACCTCGTGCCACCCTCCGGGGGTAAAAAGAGGCTTTATCAAAGGCGAAGCAATAAGACtgcttagaacaaactcttcaaaaacaacatttgaagagtgCCTCACAAACTTTAAACGACGCCTCGAAGTACGCGGGTATCCAAAAAACTATATAGAAAGTTCCCTGTCAGAGGTCACCTTTGACTCAAGACAATCGGCTCTTAATCagcaaaaacataaaactgcagagagaatattgccttttgtcactacATACCACCCTGCGGTAAAGAAACTTAAAGAAATCGTGATGGAAAACTGGAGTTTCATAGAAAACCAGCCtctgctgaaaacaatttttacaaatcctccgatcatatcttacaaaagaggtaaatctctaaaaGACATGCTTGTAAGAGCAAAACTATAATTTGAAGGCTCTGATAATGCGACgcaaccacaaaaaccacattgggagtccgtgtaggcctgtctctgctttttctttataattgttaaaattaaaataaaataaatagattaTAACAAAAAGGAAgggaaatgaaaagaaaatggtTCCTTCAGCTTCATTCCAATTCTCTAAGGTGGTAGCGGGATTGGATCCCCTTGCGTGTGACTGGACACGCGCTTGTGGACGGGGGTATCCATGAAGACGTCATCGGAATGAAATACGTGGAAACCACGACTATCGTTTTTTGTCACGACGTGCCCCCACATTCCCAAGAGACTTTCATGCGAGAATCAAATGCCAGATTTTGTACTACGTGGTATTAATCCACCAACAAGAATCCTCAGTGTCCTATACAGGCAAACTATACTAGGATGGCAATTGTACACTAAATTTTCCGGAAAGTGGATAACATATTGTACCTATTTTGTGATACTGAGCGTTTTCACTGACGCTAAAATTGCTTACATTTccacaaaagaaagaaacaacattATTGGAAGGAAATATTAAAACAATGCAAGTTCCAACCTTTTAAAAAAGTGCCCTTGTCGCAAGAGAGGACACTTGTGGTTGATCTCCCGCCACTTTTAGCATATGCACGTGAAAATTGCCCGAAATATGCGAAGgcaaaaggacaaaaaacaaATCACCCAAAACTTCATATAGTTTGGTACACTTCTACAAAATTTCAGTCATATTggttaaaaattacaatttttgtGCCCCTTTGAAGATGTGTTTGATTTCCCGCCgccaaaaaaaaatgactttgcACAATTCAAAGTACCATAACTGATTGAAATAGTTTTTAAATGAACTGAAACTTAACACATACCTGCTTCAAGATATCTATAGTATGTGTGAATTTTTTGAGCCTATTACCTCTTTAAGTAACAAAGTTACAATGTTTTGTTTCTGCCTGGTTACGGAAAAAACAATGAATGCGggtttttgagctttgagtcTAACCCTAGACATGCaagtaaacttgaaatttttCGAAAGTGAAAAAATCCAAATTGCTGCAATGGAGGTAGCCTAAGGTAACGCTCTGGGAGTGGGGTAATTCATAAACACTCTCGTTTTGCGCGAAAAAATGGgtttgattgatttatttgcgTTTTTAGAGTAAAGTGGTTGATTTCCCGCCACtagcaaaaggaaagagctGAAAATTCATGTTAGGCTGTAAAGAAAGGCGAATTTGCCACTGGATCATAAAGATTATCGAAGGAAAAATCAACTTTGTCAATTTCGCATCATTTGAtgatatattttgaaaatgacaGCTACTTTAAGTAGTGAAATCTTCGCTGGCACTGATGTACTTGATGGTGCATatacagagagagagagaatcatataatgaattgaagatttcatcagctattaaagtgctcaataggtaaactagagcgATGAGTGATTTAGATTTAGTGATGTAGATGAGTgatgtagatttgtagagtt from Montipora capricornis isolate CH-2021 chromosome 9, ASM3666992v2, whole genome shotgun sequence encodes:
- the LOC138016399 gene encoding uncharacterized protein, producing MNSANKQDKQYNSVFSDSTKAGHKTSKGVSKNKRRKNRRNTSGKRRAAKERELNEKFLRNLSTHQLSDDQVNVLSRGLKFIPTPVTNKTTIRRQLLRDFEQFARRMRLQYIFHGQDKEPHPFHVKSNWMPPVQQSIALESYLESVKAQLADIRINKPKIICHAMVALKELKNNSAINLKKADKGTTTVIMNKSSKIQEAEVQLENREDYKPLEAPMVNTTQTKVNQIIDKLHRGKHIDDMTKKWLAQTSSPPRIHVFYTLTKIHKPDPVGRPIISGCDGPTEKISSFVDTLLQPIAQKQQSYIKDTTDFISFIENTKTGKDTILVAMDVSSSYTNIPQEEGIEIVCNAYETFHNNDPPIPTHYLREMLGVILTENSFEFNKKNYLQTHGVAMGTKTAVSFANIFMAEIETNFMQQNNTKPREWKRYIDDVFSLWDCNRNEVERFIELANTFHPTIKFTAEISENEIIFLDTVVFKGEKFIKESILDIKTHYKPTETFQYTHFTSCHPPGVKRGFIKGEAIRLLRTNSSKTTFEECLTNFKRRLEVRGYPKNYIESSLSEVTFDSRQSALNQQKHKTAERILPFVTTYHPAVKKLKEIVMENWSFIENQPLLKTIFTNPPIISYKRGKSLKDMLVRAKL